Below is a genomic region from Medicago truncatula cultivar Jemalong A17 chromosome 3, MtrunA17r5.0-ANR, whole genome shotgun sequence.
CCTTTACATGTTCAAAAGAATTGTAGTGAAAAATGAATGAGAAATCAGTTACTGGATTTAGCAATTATGCAGCAAAATCTATTATTTATTTGCATGTTACTGATGTAGCCATTGTAGAAATTGctccattattattattatttaagagataaataaaaaaatatgtaaactaCAAGATAATGGTAATAAGAAGAAACCTGCACAGATGCAACAACCCCTTCTTTGCCAAATCTGGATGGCGTACCAGGTGCCAACTGCTGAGCATGCTCAATCTGAAAACAAAGTTTGAGTTGATCAAAATGATTATCATAAACGACATCCAAATAGAAACAGGGGAAGTAGCATCACTTaagacaaataattttatttgtcttaagacaaataattttattgtttccCAGAATTCAACTTGCAACTTGTATAATAGAAAATTATCAAAAGTTCCTCGTATTTTAACAAAAGAGATACCCTAAATCTTCGATCTCTCATTCCAtttgtagaagcaactgaactATGTAAATCCAAGATCAGGTCATTTGCCCTGTCTCCTATAGCATGAATTGCAACCTGAAATAAATGAATAGTAAGACTGAACGATAGTAACTGAGATTTCATGTTAATCCATCAAAGGTTAGTTATAGCAGTAGAATAAAGCACCTGAAGACCAGATAAATCTGACTCCAAGGTCATGTTGAGAAGAGCATCAGGTTCTGTCACTTGTAAGCCATAGTTGTCCGGCTCATCTTGATAAGGctgcaaaattttatataataatgtaAATCCCTTCATAACTACATGATAAATGCACATTGTTAAACTAGGTGTTAAATTCATCTCCTTAAAGCAATGGTATCGAATAGCAGCACTATAGCGTAGCGGAATTTGAATGAATCATCTCTGTTATGTGAAACACTACTATCTGATGCcaattattgtaaaataaatgttatagTGGCGCTGTAGCACTGTgacaaaaatttcaacaaaccgCTATTTTTCGTGATCCCTGATTGACAACACGGCTTTAAAGGTGGGTTTTGCAACTGTTTGTCACCTTCATCCATAAGCGGCCAAATATGGAGCTAATGGATTAGGTTGCAAATGTGTCATCAGAAGTACATTTAAACTTTTGTTCATTAACAaatattgaaagtgaaaaatttaaaatgattatcTCACCTCATAAAACAATGCACTATTGGAACCCAAAGACCCATCAGCAAAAGCTTTGACACCACCAAAATAAACCCATTGACTTAAGGCATGACCCTTTTTATTAATCAGATCCTAAGTAGGAATGGGAATAATGGTATTCAGAATTCAGCTACATAAAAATTAGCAATATTGGAAATGTAAAATTCAAAATGCAGAAAATTTGTTCTTCAATAATTCTTTTGGTAAGTGAAGAGTTTCATTTGCATGCCAAGCataaaaattgagtaaaaaatgaaacaaaaaagtaaGCTGTAAAATTGATGCACagactaaaattatattttctttcaaaaaaagaacaacTCAAAAAGCAGTTCTTCATACCGCTAACCGTGGCCATGTCTCCATGggaaaaaacaaacacactctaaCTTTCATTTTTGACATAGCATTGGTCCAAAGATAAACATCTGTACAATTTACACACAAAATAAACATGCATGAATGAAGGTCATCAAAGGCAAAGATTGAAGCTTTATATAACTCAGTAAACCAGTAGGAATATCAgttaaatcttatttatcattattttggACAGAGTAATCGTATTACATAGCTCCatattttcctcctttttctctctaatattatattgttcattatatgttttttttctttaaaaaaaaaaatcaatctattagaaaaacaaaaatatgcaaTGGAATAAGGTAAAATCTTCTACTCTCAACATTGCTATGTGTTATTTGGGATTTTGATTGATAAATGGTGTTTCTAAATCATACTTAATAATTGCTTCCTTTTATcagtttatttaataaaaaaaaccaccATAAATGACCATAAAGTAATTTCATTTATTAGATAAATGTATAAAAACTCCAACTAGAAAATTCAAACCTGAAAAATCCTCCCAAGAAAGATCTGCTGAAACCCCTGGAAAATATCTTCCCATATCAACAACTGTTGTCACACCCCTTTTCAAAGCAAGATTGCTTGCTTTGCGCAACGCTTCTCTCCTGTCATCTACTGAACGCTCAGGAATTTGGGAGGCTACTAGCACCATTGCAGAATCAATTAGCAATCCAGTAGGTTCTGCAAGAAATGAATGATTCAACATAACAATTAGTAAgtttatataacaaaaaatataaatatggcATTAATTTAGCTAATACAAAACCATTACGAACTTTTATATGACCTTACAGATTTCCAGTTACCAACTAGCATAGATGGAATGACAATAGTGTGTGCTAATATGCTTCAACTTGAAACAATAATCATAAAAATCGTAACATATCATTTAGGGTTGTCAAATAGCTGCTATAGCAATGCTATAATGCTTTAGCAtcgcggaatttgaacaaagcTAGTGTTCCGTCCTGCACTATGATTCAGTCCAAAGTGTGTCAAATAGTAGTGGAATACGAACAAACTGCTATTTTGTGCAATCCGCAATTGACAACATTATCCAGAAAACAATCATAGAAAACAATCATAAAATGCAGAAACTCAAAGTTCACAGTCCAAGTTAATGAATGAAGATTCATGAAGTCAAAATGAAGAAAGTTTAATCGAAGATAATGATATACAAAAAAGTGACggcaaaaattaaagaataatCCCAAATCACTTGAAGGAAGGCCTAACCAAGCATAGACTTATATTGTTTAGAAATTGACCTCATTCTATTGACATTTGGATAATAAATTATTACCTCCACCACCTGTCCTCACTATAGTTCCTCCTCTTGGACTGTCAGTTATGTTTGTAATCCCGGCCAGCGTTAATGCCACTGAATTAGCCCATCCCATATGTCCATCCATTCTTGATAACCAAACCTGCTTGTATATTTCAATTAAGATCTCTCTGATGTGTATGATGCACATGTTCAAATAGAAGTTAACATGGCATGCCTTACAGGATTATTAGGTGTAATATCATCAATCCAATCGGCAGCAGGCAAATCTCCTCCCCATAGGTCATTGTTCCATCCACCACCCAAAATCCAGGAACCTGGTTTTGTGCCTAATATTAACATTGAACATAAGTATATATCAGATACTGTTAGGatataaaataaagaagaatCATAATCGTTAGAGTTACTAGAGAAGTTAGTGAAATGTTGTTTAAATAGGAGAACACAAAAACAAGGGTTATTCATTCAGATTTGTGAACATTGTGAATAGAACGGCTTGGAGGAGAGTTTGCTCTCGtattcttttttctattttctcagTATAAGTGTTCTTTCTTTTCACCACAAATTTTGGGTTCCTAAAAGGTGCTATTACACGGAAATGTGTCCATTCGATGAACATGCTTTTGTGGCTAGAAAAACATGCTGTTAAGAATAATATTTCTGCATTATTACTCAGACAGGGTAATGAAAATCTTTTGTAAGCTAACTGAATTGGATTTGTATTTAAAAGAAGCACCTAAGTGAGACATAGATCTTTGATGGGGTTGGATGGATAATCAAGGTTAAAGTACTATTTAAGTCAAAATACATGATTGATGACACATCAAAATTTAACTGCAAGTATCGTCATTTGTCACCTTTTTTCTTTGCATCAATATACTTTAGTTAGATATTTCTTAACTTCAAAACCTCAACCAAGTCACAAAGTAGTAAGTAAGCATGCAAGAGCTCAAGGTTTACTTTGAACCGCTTCTTTGATCATTCTTATGACTTCTTCCTTCTCATTCACACCTCTTAGTCCCACCTGCATCATCTGCATccataactataattaaaaacaaacccATACAAGATAAGTTCACAAGGATTTCTTAGACAGAAGAGACCAAAAAATTAGGTTCAGATATAAGAAATTCCTTTAATACTGTAGAGCAACCCCCAAATTTGGTTGTTGTAAATTTCCAGAAAATCAATTTGGTCTTCAAATGTAAATTTCCAAGATTCTTGGGTCATTCAGTTATCAACTTAGTACAAGTGAAGAGAACAATCAAGAGTATTcttcataatatatattattacgTACCGATGAGTTTATCACCATAGTCTTTGTCAACACAAATTTGTCTAAAATAGATTAAACTTAATAATGTGTTCATTTCACAGTAGCAGCCAAGTGACAGGTTGACAATAAAATTGTCTAAGGACAAAGTTCTATGTAGCACTAACAATTCAGACTGAAGGTGTGTCAAATGTTGGGCACCAATACAGCACCGACACATGTGGTCACATTCAAAcactttttttcaaattattactgCGCGTCAGTGTCGTGCCGGGTTTCAGTATCTATGTCCATGATTCATGGGTTTTAAGCGCATTAGATTAGATATTTATTAGGATTTCAATCATTCTCAAACTTTTAAAGGAATTCTAACATGTACAAGTGCTACTTTGTTCAGAAAAATTATCACTCccagaaaagagaaaaatatagaaTCATTTAGAGAATGAGGTTGTATGTACAACACCTGTAGGCCACCAGAAATGAAGTGAACATGTGAATCAATAAATCCAGGAACCACAACTTTCCCCTCAAGATCCAACACTTGAGTTTCATCACCTGCCACCTCCTATACAGAGTTTGATAGAAATCAGAGGGTGTCATGGTTCAAATCATATTCACAACAGATATAGAGAGTGTATTGATACTCATTAGGCTTCATATTATAAAACATATTGAATTGGTTGCAAAATGAACACGGAAATGAATCAATTTGTGAAAACAAGCCGGTAATTGAACCTGTGAGACCTATGTATCATGGTAAAATTGATTCAACCATGCTTGAACTGGatgacaaatataaaataatatttaaaaagtaaaaagaaaatgtaaaaaatgaaaaccaaTTGAACCAACTGCAATTCAACCTCAGTTCAACCAAAAGAGCGTCCGTGCTTCACAGGTTCAACCAAACTACAATGTACCCGGGATCAAACCAACCGACAAACATGAACTGGTCAGTTCTCAATTCAATCGGTTGCACCGGCTGATTTAGTTGGGCTTTTAAAACATTgaaatgaataaatgatacTCTACATATAGAGCTTATCGAATATTAACCATCTAATCTAACTACTTATTAGCAACTAACTATTAAGCACGGATACAAACatggacacgacacggacaatGACAccgaaaatcacataattcaatggAATCATAACGTGCCTGACAACAGGACACGCCTAATCTGAGGATTCTAGGAGTGTCCGTGCATCATAGTCAACTACTAACTAATTCCTACCAAAGGTAGTAACAACTAACTCAATAATCAATCAATTGAAAAATAACTTCCGGGTAAGTGGAAATTGAACCTCAAAATCACATTGAAATcatatatattcaaaaataaGCAATATTAATATAGAAGAAACagagaaatgaaatgaaatgaaccTGGACAAAAGAGAAGTTTCCAATACGAATAACCCTTCCATTAGCAACTGCCATGGAGTTTGCAAATGGGAGAGACTCATCACTTGTGTATATAACCCcattttttataatgaaatCAGATACTAATGGAAGAGTAGACTGTGGAAGCTTCTTCCATAAAGGAAAATCTGCAAAACCCAGAAATGGCTTATGAATTCATTCATTTGTGCATGCAAAAGTGtacacagagagagagagagagagagagagagagagagtacaTGTGGGGTGGAGAAGATGGAGAGAAGCAATGAGTATGGCTAGAAGTAGAGAGATTGAAGCGGAGATAACTATGAGAATGTTCATTTGGAGCAGGGCAGAGTAACCACCACCCTCCGATGTGTTTCTTAAATTTTTGTACCGAAGCAAAAACTAATCCCTCCAAAAGAGCAGTGATAGGTGTACCACCATAGGTGGCACTACACCTTATACCACCCTTATGTGGCaccacaaataataataaaaaaattaaatcaattccatgtcaaaaaagaaaaatcaaagatgaaaaaactaattaaaatttgtgCCGTACCCTACTACCCTCTCTCACTTCAATtcattttgttggaaaatttcTCTTTCTTCACCACCATTCATTCAGCCACCACCATTCATTCCTTCAACCCTAGCCGCCGTCTCCTGATCCATCTTCCATTCAACCCTAGCCGCGCCGCCGTCTTATGCTCCATCTTCCGTTACACCCTAGCCGCGCCGCCGTCTCCTGCCCCATCTTCCATTCAACCCTAGCGCGCGCCGCCGTCACCTGCTCCATCTCCGACGATCTGTTTCACAATGTTCCTTTTTCAACTAAGGTATTTTCTTTCATATTCCTCTTCCTCTTGGCTGTTAGATTTTGTGATTTATGTAAGGTCTTGACTGAGATCTTGGGTGATCTAATGTTCTTTGGTCCTGGCTAAGATCTAATTTAtgtaagcatttctttgaaacaatttaagcatttctttcaatgttttattGAGTGATAAAGTTTGTTGACAGTCTTTGAAGCTTGGTTTAGTCTCTTGGTAAATTCGTAGatttcaattattaaagaaaactGTGTGCGATTTCAATTATTCAAAGATAATAAACCTATAGCAGACATAGTTATtaacaaaaaagattttaaaaaacgGTCCTGTAGTGCGATTTCGCCGTTAGAAAACGGTCACGGCAGCCACCGATACCGTTTTCACAGAGTGAACCAAGATCACAGGTGAATTACTAGGTTCTAAATTATAATACTTAGGCAAATTACTATTATGTCTAAACTAAGTAAATATCGAACTAGTTgaatccaatttaaaaaaatatgaatctcAAATTCAGCAATTCAATTTTCATAGACATTTGAAGCAAGTTATTCATTGATATTCATAAGTCAATTCTTAATATTGATAGACAAAAATATTAGTGGATAAAAGCTAGACATAATAGTAGTGGATGTGAACTAAATTATTCAAGATTACATTTGACAGTTGCATTTGATGGTAAAGTAAATTATCTAAGTTGTGAAGATGACAcgcctttatatatatatatatatatatatatatatatatatatatatatatatatatattataattttttatttttacagtaACAATTCACTTGATTAACGATAACAATTGCATCTGTTGTAGTCTTCTCAACCACTAATAACAATTACATCTGTTCCCGTGGTAATTCAACCATTGTCTAGCCAACAAAATGGTATGTGTATGTGATGAATGTCAATtagtttgtttgatttcattagtgttttgtgtttttattaatGCCTTTCCTTATATGTCGCCTTTGGAATTCTTGTTTATTACAGTTACGTCTCAGGCATGAATGTAAGTCGAAGTATATTACTAAAGTCAACGAGAAGCTTACCGAACTTCAAAGGTCTGAAATTCAGAAAACACCTTTTAAATGGTTATTGAGTTTGcctaagaaattaaaaatatccgAAAATTTGCTTGAAGAATTGGTGGAAAGATGGGATGATAGGAGTGGGGGGTTTGCTATACAAGGTCGGATAATACGGTTTACACCTTTAGATGTATGTTTTGCATTAGGACTTCGTATAATAGGTGAAAAGATGAACTTCAAAAATGACCCTACATCCACTACGAAAGCAATGTTCGATAATGAAGTCAtcaatgtaaaaacaatttatgctaaaattattaatatggAACGAGACGAAGATGTTGAGAAGTTTTGCCGACTTTATTTACTTCTTGGTTTTGCCGAGTTCTACTTTCCAAATTCAAGTGTTAAGGTTAGTGGTTGGTGCCTAAAAATGTTAGACGACTTGAACTCCATTGGGAGATACAATTGGGACTTGAACTCCATTAGGTGCCTAAAAATGTTTGCCGACTTTATTTACTTCTTGAGTATTGATTTCAAGTTATGTTGGgttacataaaaaattgtgaagttTAACTTTAATTTGATGTTTAGTTTCTGTCTTCATGTCATATTATGACATGATTATAATTGATCTTTTATTCATTGATATTTAGAGCTTGTTAGTAACTGTGACTGAAACAAGTGTAACTCAGATTAAAATGTAGTAATAATTTGTAAGCACTTTTAAATACAGATGATTGTCGTTGAATTTGAGCATATCAAGTTATAACTCTATATGACATAGGATGAAGTTTTATAGGAGATGAAATAATGTTTGTTTTGTAGGCCACTCTTTGTCTTCATGCCATT
It encodes:
- the LOC11421128 gene encoding protein LONG AFTER FAR-RED 3, giving the protein MNILIVISASISLLLAILIASLHLLHPTYFPLWKKLPQSTLPLVSDFIIKNGVIYTSDESLPFANSMAVANGRVIRIGNFSFVQEVAGDETQVLDLEGKVVVPGFIDSHVHFISGGLQMMQVGLRGVNEKEEVIRMIKEAVQSTKPGSWILGGGWNNDLWGGDLPAADWIDDITPNNPVWLSRMDGHMGWANSVALTLAGITNITDSPRGGTIVRTGGGEPTGLLIDSAMVLVASQIPERSVDDRREALRKASNLALKRGVTTVVDMGRYFPGVSADLSWEDFSDVYLWTNAMSKMKVRVCLFFPMETWPRLADLINKKGHALSQWVYFGGVKAFADGSLGSNSALFYEPYQDEPDNYGLQVTEPDALLNMTLESDLSGLQVAIHAIGDRANDLILDLHSSVASTNGMRDRRFRIEHAQQLAPGTPSRFGKEGVVASVQPDQLLDDADTAGKKLGNDRAEKESYLFKSLLDSNALVAFGSDWPVVDIDPLSGIKTAVTRRPPTWKEAWIPSECISLEEAIKGYTISAARASFIDNDLGSLSIGKLADFVILSTDSWKDFAETASASIEATYVSGVRAHP